TAAAGCAATAAAGCTATTACTTCATTGGGAGTAATATAAGTTCCGTCGCAATCCAGTATTCCAAACCTGTCAGCATCGCCATCACAGGATAATCCCAGGTTTAATTTGTTCTTTGTTACAATTTTAGAAAGGCCTTCAAGCCGTTGGGCATCCGGTTCAGGCCTGCCTCCGCCAAAAAGGGGGTCTCTGTAATCATGAATAACTTCCAATTTACAGCCGGTTTCCTTTAATAGAGTGTCTAAATAACCTCTAGCGGCGCCGTAAAGTAAATCAATCCCGACTTTGAGTTTTGCTTTTTTGACAGCCTTGAAGTCAACAAGTTCCTTAATCCTTTTTATATAAACCGGTTTAGGGTCAATCTCTTCGATGAGTTTTTTCTTTAAACCTTCTTCCCAGGAAATTTCTTTAATTTTAGAGCGGTCATTTTGGAGTATTTTACAACTCTCTTCTATAGCTTTTGTTGTTTCAGGCATGGCAGGCCCGCCCGAGTCAGGCGAGAATTTCAAGCCGTTATATTCAGGGGGGTTGTGGCTTGCGGTGAAATTTATTCCTCCGGCAAGTTTGCCTCTGATAATTTCGTATGAAATAAGAGGGGTGGGGACATCCCTGACGGTATATAAAGCTTTTATATTGTTTGCAGCCAATACGCATGATGAAAGTTTTGCAAATTCTTCAGAAAGAAACCTGGGGTCGTAGCCGACAAGCACTGACCGTTTTTCGCTGGCGGAGCCCCGACCGTTTATGTAATCAGCTATTGCCTGGCTGACAAGTTTTACATTATCGTAAGTGAATT
The Elusimicrobiota bacterium DNA segment above includes these coding regions:
- a CDS encoding phosphoglucomutase/phosphomannomutase family protein, which codes for MVNIKFGTSGWRAIIGDEFTYDNVKLVSQAIADYINGRGSASEKRSVLVGYDPRFLSEEFAKLSSCVLAANNIKALYTVRDVPTPLISYEIIRGKLAGGINFTASHNPPEYNGLKFSPDSGGPAMPETTKAIEESCKILQNDRSKIKEISWEEGLKKKLIEEIDPKPVYIKRIKELVDFKAVKKAKLKVGIDLLYGAARGYLDTLLKETGCKLEVIHDYRDPLFGGGRPEPDAQRLEGLSKIVTKNKLNLGLSCDGDADRFGILDCDGTYITPNEVIALLLYSLAKSRNWKGIVARSCMTTHLIDAIAKKFGIEVKETPVGFKYIGDIMVNRPKEFIIGGEESGGLTIRGHVPEKDGILACLLMAEMAAIEKKSFKKIFADIEKLVGKFITTRKNLTVKPEIMTKFKDSIQAKAPKEFAGIKVKELNTLDGFKFILEDGSWVGMRLSGTEPLVRLYFESNSQQKIETIQKDTEKIIAAL